In the Theobroma cacao cultivar B97-61/B2 chromosome 1, Criollo_cocoa_genome_V2, whole genome shotgun sequence genome, one interval contains:
- the LOC18612437 gene encoding histidine kinase 2 yields the protein MSCSSGTGNFVKLSRLLGEIRKCALVKMSMNGKLSGSNCRLSANFRLKKAKETMHGPNSFRKWKRNLLFLWLLGFVSTGIIWFFLSFNSVASERNEKSPDSCDEKARILLQHFNVSKNQFHALASFFYESDQIKFLECTRDSGPKKPSSDGIACALKVLCSEHQDLRKQQMWVVRNTELKDQCPVQVENIPSEHDLSLLEHDTLSFVSQIAVSLVSWEHHSGGKNISQRSALGVESKDNCENLSFCMVKGCWLLLVGVILSWKIPGVRLKLWRNRKNEPALLQPVAQQLPLLLQQKQQQTQSPPKGAGKWRKKLLITFVFVGIFTSFWLFWHLNQKIILRREETLANMCDERARMLQDQFNVSMNHVHALAILVSTFHHGKHPSAIDQKTFGEYTERTAFERPLTSGVAYALKVLHSEREQFEKQHGWTIKKMETEDQTLVQDCLTENLDPAPIKDEYAPVIFSQETVSHIVSIDMMSGKEDRENILRARATGKGVLTSPFKLLKSNHLGVVLTFAVYNKDLPPSATPRQRTEATVGYLGASYDVPSLVEKLLHQLASKQTIVVNVYDTTNASAAISMYGTDVTDTGLLHVSSLDFGDPLRKHEMHCRFKQKPPLPWTAINASVGVLVITLLVGHIFHAAICRIAKVENDYREMMELKARAEAADVAKSQFLATVSHEIRTPMNGVLGMLKMLMDTELDAIQRDYAETAHASGKDLISLINEVLDQAKIESGRLELEDVPFDLRTLLDNVLSLSSDKSNYKGIELAVYVSDRVPEVVVGDPGRFRQIITNLVGNSIKFTQDKGHIFVSVHLVDEVKGAFDVGDKVLQPGLNLVQDMSSKTYNTLSGFLVVDRWRSWENFTILNGKDSMEDPEKIKLLVTVEDTGVGIRLDAQDRIFTPFVQADSSTSRHYGGTGIGLSISKRLVQLMHGEIGFVSEPGTGSTFSFTAAFGKGEASSLDSKWKQYDPVISEFQGLGALIIDNRSIRAEVTRYHLRRLGISVDITSSMELAYTYLSSTCGTSAFAHLAMILIDKDVWNQETVLQLRSLLKDHRQNDRVDVSTNLPKIFLLATSMSPIERSKLKTAAFVDNVLMKPLRLSVLIACFQEALGNGRKEQVHRERMSTLGSLLREKRILVVDDNKVNRRVAEGALKKYGAIVSCVERGQDALHKLKPPHNFDACFMDLQMPEMDGFEATRQIRCVESEVNEKIVSGEASIEMYGNVHQWHIPILAMTADVIQTTNEECMKCGMDGYVSKPFEEEQLYSAVASFFESG from the exons ATGAGTTGTTCTTCTGGAACTGGGAATTTTGTGAAGCTCTCAAGGCTCCTTGGGGAAATACGTAAGTGTGCTTTGGTCAAGATGTCTATGAACGGCAAGCTTTCTGGTTCTAATTGTAGATTATCAGCAAATTTCAGGCTGAAGAAGGCAAAAGAGACTATGCATGGGCCCAATTCTTTCAGGAAATGGAAGAGAAACCTTCTCTTTCTCTGGCTTTTAGGCTTTGTTTCGACAGGAattatttggtttttcttGAGTTTCAATAGTGTAGCTTCGGAGAGGAATGAGAAAAGTCCTGATTCTTGTGATGAGAAGGCAAGAATCTTGCTCCAACATTTCAATGTTAGCAAGAACCAGTTTCATGCTCTAGCTTCTTTCTTCTACGAATCAGATCAG ATAAAATTCCTCGAATGTACCAGAGATTCAGGACCTAAAAAGCCATCAAGTGATGGTATTGCCTGTGCTCTTAAGGTACTGTGTTCAGAGCACCAAGACCTCAGAAAGCAGCAGATGTGGGTTGTAAGAAATACAGAACTTAAGGATCAATGCCCAGTCCAAGTTGAGAATATTCCCAGCGAGCATGACTTGTCATTGCTGGAGCACGATACCTTATCATTTGTCTCACAAATTGCAGTTTCATTAGTATCATGGGAGCATCACAGTGGTGGAAAG AACATCTCACAAAGAAGTGCACTAGGAGTCGAATCAAAAGACAATTGTGAGAACTTGTCATTTTGTATGGTGAAAGGATGTTGGTTGCTTCTTGTTGGAGTGATACTGAGCTGGAAGATTCCTGGAGTTCGTTTGAAGCTCTGGAGGAACAGAAAGAATGAGCCAGCTCTGCTGCAGCCTGTGGCTCAGCAACTACCGCTGCTGCTGCAACAGAAGCAGCAGCAAACCCAGAGCCCTCCTAAAGGTGCAGGGAAGTGGAGAAAGAAACTCTTAATAACATTTGTATTTGTGGGGATCTTTACATCCTTCTGGTTATTTTGGCATTTAAACCAAAAGATCATTTTAAGGAGAGAAGAGACACTTGCCAACATGTGTGATGAAAGAGCACGGATGTTGCAGGATCAGTTCAATGTTAGCATGAATCATGTTCATGCGTTGGCTATTCTCGTATCCACTTTTCACCATGGGAAGCATCCATCTGCTATTGATCAG AAAACATTTGGTGAATATACTGAAAGAACAGCTTTTGAGAGGCCACTTACTAGTGGTGTCGCTTATGCACTGAAAGTTCTTCACTCAGAGAGGGAGCAGTTTGAGAAGCAGCATGGATGGAcaataaagaaaatggaaacTGAGGACCAGACTTTGGTCCAAGATTGCCTGACAGAAAATTTGGATCCTGCACCCATTAAAGATGAATATGCACCAGTAATATTTTCACAAGAAACTGTGTCTCATATTGTTTCTATTGACATGATGTCTGGAAAG GAAGACCGTGAGAACATCCTGCGGGCAAGGGCAACTGGAAAGGGAGTATTGACATCTCCTTTTAAGCTGTTAAAATCCAATCACCTTGGTGTTGTTCTCACATTTGCTGTTTATAACAAGGATTTGCCTCCAAGTGCTACACCAAGGCAACGAACTGAAGCTACTGTGGG GTACCTGGGTGCGTCTTATGATGTCCCCTCTCTGGTGGAGAAGCTTCTGCACCAACTTGCCAGCAAGCAAACCATTGTTGTCAATGTTTACGACACAACCAATGCATCTGCTGCCATCAGCATGTACGGTACTGATGTAACTGATACTGGCCTACTGCATGTCAGTAGCCTTGATTTTGGAGATCCATTAAGGAAGCATGAGATGCACTGCAG GTTCAAGCAAAAACCCCCGTTACCTTGGACAGCAATTAATGCATCAGTAGGAGTCCTAGTTATTACTTTGCTTGTCGGTCATATCTTCCATGCTGCTATATGTCGAATTGCAAAAGTAGAGAATGACTACCGTGAGATGATGGAGCTCAAAGCTCGTGCTGAAGCTGCAGATGTGGCCAAATCTCAG TTTCTAGCAACTGTTTCCCATGAGATCAGGACTCCGATGAATGGTGTTTTAG GTATGCTGAAAATGCTGATGGATACAGAGCTTGATGCGATCCAAAGGGACTATGCTGAGACTGCTCATGCTAGTGGGAAAGATCTTATCTCACTGATAAATGAGGTCCTTGATCAGGCTAAGATAGAATCAGGCAGGCTTGAGCTTGAGGATGTGCCCTTTGATCTACGCACTCTTCTTGATAACGTCCTCTCACTTTCCTCAGACAAATCTAATTATAAAGGGATTGAG TTGGCAGTTTATGTATCCGATCGGGTTCCTGAAGTTGTTGTTGGTGATCCCGGGCGGTTTCGGCAAATAATTACAAATCTTGTTGGAAATTCAATTAAG TTCACGCAGGATAAGGGACATATTTTTGTCTCAGTGCATCTGGTAGATGAAGTGAAGGGTGCATTTGATGTGGGAGACAAGGTGCTGCAACCAGGCTTGAACTTAGTTCAAGACATGTCAAGCAAAACATATAATACGTTAAGTGGGTTTCTAGTGGTGGACAGGTGGAGAAGCTGGGAGAACTTTACAATACTAAATGGCAAAGACTCAATGGAGGATCCTGaaaagattaaattactaGTAACAGTTGAGGACACAGGTGTGGGAATTCGTTTAGATGCACAGGATCGAATTTTCACTCCTTTTGTGCAAGCTGACAGTTCCACTTCACGACATTATGGTGGGACTGGAATAGGATTGAGCATCAGCAAACGTCTTGTACAACTCATGCATGGGGAGATCGGGTTTGTGAGTGAACCTGGCACTGGCAGTACTTTCTCATTCACTGCAGCTTTTGGAAAAGGTGAAGCGAGTTCTCTGGATTCAAAGTGGAAGCAATATGATCCAGTGATTTCGGAGTTCCAAGGTTTGGGAGCACTGATTATTGATAATAGAAGCATCCGAGCTGAGGTTACAAGATACCATCTTCGGAGATTGGGAATATCTGTGGATATAACTTCCAGTATGGAGTTAGCGTACACCTATCTGTCAAGCACTTGTGGCACAAG TGCATTTGCACATTTGGCCATGATTCTTATTGACAAAGATGTTTGGAATCAGGAAACAGTTCTTCAGTTACGATCTTTGCTCAAAGATCATAGGCAAAATGACAGAGTAGATGTTTCGACAAACcttccaaaaatttttctcTTGGCTACCTCCATGAGCCCGATTGAGCGCTCCAAGCTTAAGACTGCTGCTTTTGTAGATAATGTGCTGATGAAGCCACTTCGGTTGAGTGTCTTGATTGCCTGTTTCCAAGAAGCCCTTGGAAATGGTAGAAAGGAGCAAGTACATAGAGAGAGAATGTCTACGCTTGGGAGCTTACTACGAGAAAAGCGGATTTTAGTGGTTGATGACAATAAGGTTAACAGAAGAGTGGCAGAAGGTGctttaaagaaatatggaGCAATTGTTTCCTGTGTGGAAAGAGGCCAGGATGCGCTGCACAAGCTTAAGCCACCCCATAATTTTGATGCTTGCTTCATGGATCTCCAGATGCCAGAAATGGATGG GTTTGAAGCTACTAGGCAAATCCGCTGCGTGGAGAGTGAGGTCAATGAAAAAATTGTTTCTGGAGAAGCATCCATTGAGATGTACGGAAATGTGCATCAATGGCACATTCCAATTTTAGCAATGACAGCTGATGTCATCCAAACTACAAATGAAGAGTGCATGAAATGTGGGATGGATGGCTATGTGTCAAAGCCTTTTGAGGAAGAGCAACTTTATTCAGCTGTTGCAAGTTTTTTTGAGTCTGGTTGA
- the LOC18612435 gene encoding transmembrane protein 256 homolog produces MLPEVKIEERRDSRECMKIPEMDLHHWHKIAAVSGIAALGLGTYGFHMFKPENPIFKEVWQTASLYHLVHTAALLAAPVTKRPHIFGGLLTAGILAFSGSCYTAAYLEDRNYSALAPLGGFAFVAGWASLLF; encoded by the exons ATGCTACCAGAAgtcaaaattgaagaaagaagagaCTCAAGAGAGTGTATGAAAATTCCTGAAATGGATCTTCATCACTGGCACAAAATTGCTGCTGTTTCTG ggATAGCAGCTCTTGGATTGGGCACATATGGGTTCCATATGTTCAAACCTGAAAACCCCATTTTCAAAGAG GTATGGCAAACTGCTTCTCTTTACCACTTGGTTCACACAGCTGCTCTTCTTGCTGCCCCTGTTACCAAACGCCCCCATATT TTTGGAGGCCTTTTGACTGCTGGCATTCTTGCTTTCTCTGGATC GTGTTACACTGCAGCGTATCTCGAGGATAGAAACTATTCTGCCCTAGCTCCATTGGGCGGCTTTGCTTTTGTTGCAGGTTGGGCGAGTTTATTATTCTGA
- the LOC18612436 gene encoding glucan endo-1,3-beta-glucosidase 4 produces MSLLLIRITLLLLLLSMIPQKSVGEFEQWCIADEQTPDDELQAALDWACGKGGADCSKIQVNQPCYFPNTMRNHASYAFNDYFQKFKHKGGSCYFKGAAMITELDPSYNSCQYEFIP; encoded by the exons ATGTCACTCTTGTTGATAAGGATAACGCTTCTTCTGCTGTTGCTGTCAATGATTCCTCAAAAATCAG TAGGGGAGTTTGAGCAATGGTGCATAGCTGATGAACAGACTCCAGATGATGAGTTGCAGGCAGCCCTGGATTGGGCTTGCGGGAAAGGTGGTGCAGATTGCAGTAAGATTCAGGTGAACCAGCCTTGTTATTTTCCTAACACTATGAGAAACCACGCTTCCTACGCATTCAACGATTACTTCCAAAAGTTCAAGCACAAAGGCGGATCTTGCTACTTCAAAGGAGCTGCCATGATTACAGAACTAGATCCCA GTTATAATTCTTGTCAATATGAGTTCATTCCCTGA